In Pseudomonas asiatica, the following are encoded in one genomic region:
- a CDS encoding RNA polymerase factor sigma-70 translates to MAEQLSTSKCDSPLLQAFVDNRSILVKIAARITGCRSRAEDVVQDAFFRLSAAPQITSSFKAQLSYLFQIVRNLAIDHYRKQAMELKYSGSEEEGLNVVVQNASPEATHINLAALDDIAEALNELPQRTRYAFEMYRLHGVPQKDIAKELGVSPTLVNFMIRDALVHCRKTASRQA, encoded by the coding sequence ATGGCGGAACAACTATCCACAAGTAAGTGCGATTCACCATTACTGCAGGCCTTCGTCGACAACCGCAGCATTCTGGTCAAGATCGCTGCCCGCATTACCGGCTGTCGATCGCGCGCCGAAGATGTGGTGCAGGACGCCTTTTTCCGGCTCAGCGCCGCCCCGCAGATCACATCGTCGTTCAAGGCGCAGCTGAGCTACCTGTTCCAGATCGTGCGCAACCTGGCCATCGACCACTATCGCAAGCAGGCGATGGAGTTGAAGTACTCCGGCAGCGAGGAGGAAGGCCTTAACGTAGTCGTGCAAAACGCCTCCCCCGAAGCCACCCACATCAACCTTGCCGCGCTGGATGACATTGCCGAGGCGCTGAACGAACTGCCCCAGCGCACCCGCTATGCCTTCGAGATGTACCGCCTGCATGGCGTGCCGCAGAAGGACATTGCCAAGGAGCTGGGAGTGTCGCCGACGCTGGTCAACTTCATGATCCGCGATGCGCTGGTGCATTGCCGCAAGACGGCCAGTCGGCAGGCCTGA
- a CDS encoding GNAT family N-acetyltransferase, translating into MPFDAASQPQSAPRWRSLSAEEGDSWLSLSLEGRALIQLRLEMGATLHVHLERLCPERPYVALWAACYWLLARDAACQRLAWHLPEPLPQALTSGLLLAGEQPGQYLCERALFWQLPQPWLGESASVAYPQQMQISNGKRHPRRAPKPRGEVYRRFDTRLGSWVSLRTLEIEHDLERFNRWQNNPRVEAFWQEGGTLAQHREYLGKLEADPHALTLIGCFDDQPFAYFEAYWAKEDRIAPFYPADDYDRGIHMLVGEESHRGPHKVASWLSALVHYLFLDDPRTQRVVAEPRADNGKMIGYMHDQCFHCDKEFDFPHKRAALMILGRERFFDRCKLA; encoded by the coding sequence ATGCCGTTCGATGCCGCATCACAGCCCCAGTCAGCGCCACGCTGGCGCAGCCTCAGTGCCGAGGAGGGGGACAGCTGGCTGAGCCTGTCCCTCGAAGGCCGCGCGTTGATCCAGTTGCGCCTGGAGATGGGTGCTACTCTGCATGTCCACCTCGAGCGGCTGTGCCCCGAGCGCCCCTATGTGGCCTTGTGGGCCGCCTGTTATTGGCTGCTGGCCCGCGATGCGGCCTGCCAGCGTCTTGCCTGGCACCTGCCCGAGCCGTTGCCTCAGGCATTGACCAGTGGCCTGCTGCTGGCCGGCGAGCAGCCTGGCCAATACCTGTGCGAGCGGGCGCTGTTCTGGCAGCTGCCACAGCCGTGGCTGGGCGAGTCGGCCAGCGTGGCCTACCCACAGCAGATGCAGATCAGCAACGGCAAGCGCCACCCACGCCGCGCGCCCAAGCCTCGTGGCGAGGTGTACCGGCGCTTCGATACGCGCCTGGGCAGTTGGGTATCGCTGCGTACCTTGGAGATCGAGCATGACCTGGAGCGCTTCAACCGCTGGCAGAACAACCCGCGGGTGGAGGCGTTCTGGCAGGAGGGTGGCACCCTTGCGCAGCATCGCGAATACCTGGGCAAGCTCGAGGCCGATCCGCATGCCCTGACGCTGATCGGTTGCTTCGATGACCAGCCGTTTGCCTACTTCGAGGCGTACTGGGCCAAGGAAGACCGCATTGCGCCGTTCTACCCGGCCGATGACTACGACCGTGGCATCCATATGCTGGTGGGGGAGGAGAGCCACCGCGGGCCGCACAAGGTGGCCAGCTGGCTATCGGCGCTGGTGCACTACCTGTTCCTGGATGACCCGCGCACCCAGCGGGTGGTGGCCGAGCCGCGTGCCGACAACGGCAAGATGATCGGCTACATGCACGACCAGTGCTTCCATTGCGACAAGGAGTTCGACTTCCCGCACAAGCGTGCGGCGTTGATGATTCTGGGGCGGGAACGGTTTTTCGATCGTTGCAAACTGGCTTGA
- a CDS encoding substrate-binding periplasmic protein gives MTPATGLKALSSLMLLAVFWLAVPAWAASTVEVKIGAAHFPPYTVRPEQGADTGLLPQLVDALNRAQQHYRFVLVPTSIQRRFGDFQQGRTDMAIFENPQWGWQQIPHKTVDMGLEDAEVFVARQANGGDPHYFDDLNGKRLALFNGYHYAFAGFNSDPEYLRTAYNATLTYSHDSNLLMVQAGRADIALVTRSYLSDFLARNPASRERLVPSQRIDQVYHHYALLRPGAPIGEQSFAALLRALRDSGELARIFEPYRITVAAPRD, from the coding sequence TTGACTCCAGCGACCGGCCTGAAGGCCCTGTCTTCCCTGATGCTGCTGGCCGTGTTCTGGCTGGCGGTGCCGGCATGGGCGGCAAGTACCGTTGAAGTGAAGATTGGCGCGGCGCATTTTCCGCCCTACACCGTGCGCCCGGAGCAGGGTGCCGACACCGGTCTTCTGCCGCAGTTGGTCGACGCGCTCAACCGCGCGCAGCAGCACTACCGCTTCGTTCTGGTACCCACGTCCATTCAGCGGCGTTTCGGCGACTTCCAGCAAGGCCGTACCGACATGGCCATTTTCGAGAACCCGCAATGGGGCTGGCAGCAGATTCCCCACAAGACCGTGGACATGGGCCTGGAAGACGCCGAGGTGTTCGTCGCTCGCCAAGCCAATGGCGGTGACCCGCATTACTTCGACGACTTGAACGGCAAGCGCCTGGCGTTGTTCAATGGCTATCACTATGCGTTCGCCGGCTTCAACTCCGACCCCGAATACCTGCGCACCGCCTACAACGCGACCCTGACCTACTCCCACGACAGCAACCTGCTGATGGTGCAGGCAGGCCGCGCCGACATCGCCCTGGTCACGCGTTCCTACCTCAGCGATTTCCTGGCACGCAACCCGGCCAGCCGGGAGCGGTTGGTGCCCTCGCAACGCATTGACCAAGTCTACCATCACTACGCCTTGTTGCGCCCGGGGGCGCCCATCGGCGAGCAGTCGTTCGCGGCGCTGCTGCGGGCCCTGCGCGACAGTGGCGAGCTGGCGCGCATCTTCGAGCCCTACCGCATCACGGTAGCGGCCCCGCGCGACTAA
- a CDS encoding exonuclease domain-containing protein, which yields MGHWLVIDLEATTDDGGWPVTEMEVIEIGASLVTRDGREVDHFQRFVKPRRRPQLTPFCRELTHISQASVDSAASFREVWASFERWLGHHRGQLQAWVSWGDYDRQQLHQEWQQHGLDSLLRTLPHINLKQRFAKARHLQRPAGLNGALQLAGMHFCGQQHRALEDARNTARLLPLSLPVDAT from the coding sequence ATGGGCCACTGGTTGGTGATCGACCTGGAAGCCACCACCGACGATGGTGGGTGGCCGGTCACAGAGATGGAAGTCATTGAAATCGGCGCAAGCCTGGTTACCCGCGATGGCCGCGAGGTCGACCACTTCCAGCGCTTCGTGAAGCCTCGGCGGCGGCCGCAGCTGACCCCGTTCTGCCGTGAGCTGACCCACATCAGCCAGGCCAGCGTGGACAGTGCCGCGTCGTTCCGCGAGGTATGGGCAAGCTTCGAGCGCTGGCTCGGGCACCACCGCGGGCAGCTTCAGGCCTGGGTCAGCTGGGGCGACTACGACCGCCAGCAGTTGCACCAGGAGTGGCAGCAGCATGGGCTGGACAGCCTGCTGCGGACCCTGCCGCACATCAACCTCAAGCAACGCTTCGCCAAGGCCCGCCACCTGCAGCGCCCCGCTGGGCTGAATGGTGCACTGCAGCTGGCCGGCATGCACTTTTGCGGGCAGCAGCACCGGGCCCTGGAAGATGCGCGCAATACCGCGCGGCTGCTGCCGTTGAGCCTGCCGGTGGACGCTACCTGA
- the ppnP gene encoding pyrimidine/purine nucleoside phosphorylase: MFKVNEYFDGTVKSIAFEGTEGPATVGVMAPGEYEFGTAKREIMHVVSGALTVKLPGSDNWETFNAGDKFNVAADSKFQLKVAVDTAYLCEYRD, encoded by the coding sequence ATGTTCAAGGTCAACGAATACTTCGATGGTACTGTCAAGTCGATCGCCTTCGAAGGCACTGAAGGCCCGGCCACCGTCGGCGTGATGGCCCCGGGCGAATACGAGTTCGGCACTGCCAAGCGCGAGATCATGCACGTGGTTTCCGGCGCCCTGACCGTGAAGCTGCCGGGTAGCGACAACTGGGAAACCTTCAACGCCGGTGACAAGTTCAATGTGGCCGCCGACAGCAAGTTCCAGCTGAAGGTGGCGGTGGATACTGCCTACCTGTGCGAGTACCGTGACTAA